From Nicotiana tabacum cultivar K326 chromosome 15, ASM71507v2, whole genome shotgun sequence, the proteins below share one genomic window:
- the LOC107812498 gene encoding protein ABCI7, chloroplastic-like translates to MALSALAPTSVSVSSYLSTPTRISQKTPKVRVFTKPKLNSIAALSDPYVLQIAETLEDSLLSTSFPPLQKLRETSSETLLSTPWPSRKDEPFRFTDTSFLKNSRIEPVLPPKIQSSSLDVFSDTLLPTISILDGYIMNELSQLKELPSGVYVGSLLSVNSEAILKRVSEYESGFKGDLFWSLNGVGTPDVLLMYVPEGCKVENTLVLRYISGESSDKGSKALPFSNPRVLVLVEKGGEISIVEEYVGGDKDKCYWSNSVMEVVVGEGAKVSHSYLQNQSLNAAHIKWTWVQQESTSTYEHIEVSTGGKLSRHNIHIQQVGPDTVTELSTFHMCISDQTQDLHSRLVLDHPRGVSQQIHKCIVAHSSGQAVFDGNVQVNRYAQQTDAGQLTRSLLLEPRATVNVKPNLQIIADDVKCSHGAAISDLEEDQLFYFRARGVDIETARKALIFSFAAEVVDRFPNASIRKKVETHIRELLDPSRL, encoded by the exons ATGGCACTTTCTGCTTTGGCACCAACATCTGTATCTGTATCCTCGTATCTCTCAACACCAACAAGAATTAGCCAAAAAACTCCTAAAGTTAGAGTGTTTActaaacctaaattaaattcAATTGCAGCACTTTCAGACCCATATGTTCTCCAAATAGCGGAAACCCTTGAAGATTCTTTGCTTTCCACATCTTTCCCACCACTTCAAAAGCTAAGGGAAACTTCGTCAGAAACCCTTCTTTCAACCCCTTGGCCTTCTCGTAAAGATGAACCTTTTAGATTTACTGACACTTCATTCTTGAAAAATTCAAGAATTGAACCAGTTTTGCCTCCAAAGATTCAAAGTTCTTCATTGGATGTATTTTCAGATACCCTTTTGCCTACAATTTCAATTCTTGATGGTTATATTATGAACGAATTGTCTCAGTTAAAAGAATTGCCTAGTGGTGTTTATGTTGGTAGTCTTTTGAGTGTGAATTCTGAGGCTATTTTGAAAAGGGTGTCCGAGTATGAATCTGGTTTTAAGGGTGATTTGTTTTGGTCACTTAACGGTGTTGGTACCCCTGATGTATTACTAATGTATGTGCCAGAAGGGTGTAAAGTTGAGAATACATTGGTTTTGAGGTATATTTCGGGTGAAAGTAGCGATAAGGGGTCGAAAGCTTTGCCCTTTTCGAATCCGAGGGTGTTGGTGTTGGTGGAGAAGGGAGGGGAGATTAGTATAGTTGAGGAGTATGTAGGTGGAGATAAAGATAAATGTTACTGGTCAAATTCTGTTATGGAAGTGGTTGTTGGAGAAGGGGCAAAAGTGAGCCATTCTTACCTCCAAAATCAATCTTTAAATGCTGCACATATCAAGTGGACTTGGGTTCAACAG GAATCAACTAGCACATACGAGCATATAGAAGTAAGCACTGGTGGAAAGTTGAGTAGGCACAATATTCACATCCAGCAAGTTGGTCCAGACACAGTTACTGAGTTATCTACATTTCATATGTGCATCTCCGATCAAACACAAGATCTACACAGTAGATTAGTCCTAGATCACCCTCGAGGTGTCTCTCAGCAGATCCACAAGTGCATTGTGGCCCATTCGTCTGGACAGGCTGTTTTTGATGGAAACGTTCAAGTCAATAG ATATGCACAGCAGACAGATGCAGGACAACTTACACGGAGCCTCCTTTTGGAGCCTCGAGCAACTGTGAATGTCAAACCTAATCTCCAAATCATCGCTGATGATGTCAAATGCTCTCACGGTGCTGCTATCAGTGACCTCGAGGAGGACCAACTGTTTTACTTCAGGGCACGGGGTGTTGACATTGAAACTGCCAGAAAAGCTTTGATCTTTTCGTTTGCTGCTGAAGTAGTAGACCGTTTCCCAAATGCTTCAATTCGGAAGAAAGTTGAAACTCATATTAGAGAACTGCTAGATCCCTCACGCCTTTGA